From the Panthera leo isolate Ple1 chromosome C1, P.leo_Ple1_pat1.1, whole genome shotgun sequence genome, one window contains:
- the ATP5IF1 gene encoding ATPase inhibitor, mitochondrial: protein MAVTAFAARVRLGVWGVRAMQARGFSSERSEDSRAGSIREAGGAFGKREQAEEERYFRARTREQLAALKKHHEDEISHHIKEIERLQKEIERHKKKIKHLKRDEEEDD from the exons ATGGCTGTCACGGCGTTTGCTGCGCGAGTGCGGCTAGGCGTGTGGGGCGTTAGGGCCATGCAGGCCCGAGGCTTCAGCTCCGAACGG TCAGAGGACTCCCGCGCGGGTTCGATCCGGGAGGCCGGTGGGGCCTTCggaaagagagaacaagctgaAGAGGAACGATACTTCCG AGCACGCACTAGAGAACAACTAGCAGCCTTGAAGAAACACCATGAAGATGAGATCAGTCATCATATAAAGGAGATTGAGCGTCTGCAGAAAGAAATTGAGCGGCACAAGAAGAAGATTAAACATCTCAAACGTGATGAGGAGGAAGATGATTAA